The Amycolatopsis sp. DG1A-15b genome window below encodes:
- a CDS encoding PadR family transcriptional regulator: MEISQLLKGVLDLAVLAVLRDEDGYGYDVLRRLRAAGLDEVGDASVYGTLRRLYKAGLLTSYVVPSEEGPHRKYYSLNEPGRARLAESGKTWQNFASTMNGLLGEAA, translated from the coding sequence GTGGAGATCAGTCAGCTGCTCAAGGGCGTACTCGATCTCGCCGTCCTCGCGGTGCTCCGCGACGAAGACGGCTACGGGTACGACGTACTGAGGAGACTCCGGGCCGCAGGCCTGGACGAGGTGGGGGACGCGTCGGTGTACGGGACTTTGCGCAGGCTGTACAAGGCCGGCCTGCTGACCTCGTACGTCGTGCCCAGCGAAGAGGGTCCCCACCGCAAGTACTACAGCCTGAACGAGCCGGGCCGGGCGCGCCTCGCGGAGTCGGGCAAGACGTGGCAGAACTTCGCATCGACGATGAACGGGCTTTTGGGAGAGGCAGCATGA
- a CDS encoding alpha/beta hydrolase — protein MTPPTDSFAPRTRVVHGYERAYRMGGRGPALLFLHGIGDDSSTWLDLLASLSADFTVIAPDLLGHGSSAKPRADYSVAAYACGMRDLLTTLDVDRVTVVGHSLGGGVAMQFAYQFPERCERLVLVGSGGVGVGVHPLLRLAAAPGAGLVLPLLGTPPAVAALRGFAGLLRVFDDADLDYVLTRYARLVEPGTRSAFLRTLRSVVDWRGQVVNMLDRCYLTGGIPTLLVWGTEDRVVPSGHALRAHRAMPGSRLVLFEGAGHFPHRSDPKRFLEILRDFLAETPPARYDRARWGELLRAGRPAEAPGTAGLPDVPAVSSGT, from the coding sequence ATGACACCACCCACGGACAGTTTCGCCCCGCGCACCCGGGTCGTCCACGGGTACGAGCGCGCCTACCGGATGGGCGGGCGCGGGCCGGCCCTGCTCTTCCTGCACGGCATCGGCGACGACTCGTCGACCTGGCTGGACCTGCTGGCATCGCTGTCGGCCGATTTCACGGTGATCGCGCCCGACCTGCTGGGCCACGGCTCTTCGGCCAAGCCGCGCGCGGACTACTCGGTCGCGGCCTACGCGTGCGGCATGCGCGACCTGCTGACCACCCTCGACGTCGACCGGGTGACGGTGGTCGGGCACTCGCTCGGCGGCGGCGTCGCCATGCAGTTCGCCTACCAGTTCCCGGAACGGTGCGAACGGCTCGTGCTGGTCGGCTCGGGTGGGGTCGGGGTGGGTGTCCACCCGCTGCTGCGCCTGGCCGCGGCGCCGGGGGCGGGGCTGGTGCTGCCGCTGCTGGGGACGCCGCCCGCGGTGGCGGCGCTGCGCGGGTTCGCCGGGCTGCTGCGGGTCTTCGACGACGCGGACCTCGACTACGTGCTGACCCGGTACGCGCGGCTGGTCGAGCCGGGCACGCGCTCGGCGTTCCTGCGGACGCTGCGCTCGGTCGTCGACTGGCGCGGGCAGGTGGTCAACATGCTGGACCGGTGCTACCTGACCGGAGGCATCCCGACGCTGCTGGTGTGGGGCACGGAGGACAGGGTGGTGCCGAGCGGCCACGCGCTGCGCGCGCACCGGGCGATGCCGGGCAGCAGGCTGGTCCTCTTCGAGGGCGCGGGCCACTTCCCGCACCGGTCGGATCCGAAGCGGTTCCTGGAGATCCTGCGGGACTTCCTGGCGGAGACCCCGCCGGCCCGGTACGACCGGGCGCGGTGGGGGGAGCTGCTGCGTGCGGGCCGTCCGGCGGAAGCGCCCGGGACGGCGGGGTTGCCGGACGTGCCGGCGGTGTCGTCGGGCACCTGA
- a CDS encoding general stress protein: MTTAFTQQSTIGQQQARPQLPTLPTGWPIGSYESYEQAQRAVDHLAGTDFPVTDVTIVGVEPLLVERVAGKMSWSKVLGSAATSGAMFGLFLGLMLSLLNPGAGLVPIVIGLVAGLGFNLLFGALGYAVNRNKRGFISQSQLVARRYDVLSQPRNAEKGRALLADLAARSAFGR, encoded by the coding sequence ATGACCACAGCATTCACGCAGCAGAGCACGATCGGACAGCAGCAGGCCCGGCCCCAGCTGCCGACCCTGCCCACCGGCTGGCCGATCGGTTCGTACGAGTCCTACGAGCAGGCCCAGCGCGCGGTCGACCACCTCGCGGGCACCGACTTCCCCGTCACCGACGTCACGATCGTGGGCGTGGAGCCACTGCTCGTCGAGCGGGTCGCCGGCAAGATGTCGTGGAGCAAGGTCCTGGGCAGCGCGGCGACGTCCGGCGCGATGTTCGGCCTGTTCCTCGGCCTGATGCTCAGCCTGCTCAACCCGGGTGCCGGCCTGGTCCCGATCGTGATCGGCCTGGTCGCCGGGCTCGGGTTCAACCTGCTCTTCGGCGCGCTGGGCTACGCGGTGAACCGGAACAAGCGCGGGTTCATTTCGCAGAGCCAGCTGGTCGCCCGCCGCTACGACGTCCTGTCCCAGCCGCGCAACGCCGAGAAGGGCCGCGCGCTGCTGGCCGACCTCGCGGCGCGCAGCGCGTTCGGCCGCTGA
- a CDS encoding glutamine synthetase family protein produces MLTLDELRARVDAGTIDTVLVALTDMQGRLQGKRCSAEYFLDEVVGHATEACNYLLAVDVDMNTVGGYALSSWDSGYGDFVLRPDLETLREIPWHEGTALVLADVERVQGGPVSVSPRQILRGQLDRLAERGLAAFVGTELEFIVFDDTYEAAWDKRYHGLKPANQYNVDYSMLGTARLEPLLRRIRNDMAGAGLYPESAKGECNPGQQEIAFRYTDALSTCDNHSVYKNGAKEIAAQEGKSLTFMAKYNEREGNSCHIHISLRSTEGRAVLAGDSEHGFSKLMEHFLAGQLAGLHELTYFFAPNVNSYKRFVPGSFAPTAIAWGTDNRTCALRVVGHGESLRVENRVPGGDVNPYLAVAALIAAGLHGIENELELEEPFTGNAYDSGLGTVPTTLPEAAAALAESELAREAFGEDVVEHYLNAAKIEVDAYNAAVTDWELIRGFERL; encoded by the coding sequence ATGCTCACGCTCGACGAACTCCGGGCGCGCGTGGACGCGGGCACGATCGACACGGTGCTCGTCGCGCTCACCGACATGCAGGGCAGGCTGCAGGGCAAGCGCTGCTCGGCCGAGTACTTCCTGGACGAGGTCGTCGGCCACGCCACCGAGGCCTGCAACTACCTGCTCGCCGTCGACGTCGACATGAACACCGTCGGCGGGTACGCGCTCTCCTCCTGGGACAGCGGGTACGGCGACTTCGTGCTGCGCCCCGACCTCGAGACGCTGCGGGAGATCCCGTGGCACGAGGGCACCGCGCTGGTCCTGGCCGACGTCGAACGCGTGCAGGGCGGCCCGGTCTCGGTGTCGCCGCGCCAGATCCTGCGCGGCCAGCTCGACCGCCTCGCCGAACGCGGGCTCGCCGCCTTCGTCGGCACCGAGCTCGAGTTCATCGTCTTCGACGACACCTACGAGGCCGCCTGGGACAAGCGCTACCACGGCCTCAAGCCCGCCAACCAGTACAACGTCGACTACTCGATGCTCGGCACCGCGCGGCTGGAGCCGCTGCTGCGCCGCATCCGCAACGACATGGCGGGCGCCGGGCTCTACCCCGAGTCGGCCAAGGGCGAGTGCAACCCCGGCCAGCAGGAGATCGCCTTCCGCTACACCGATGCCCTCAGCACGTGCGACAACCACAGCGTCTACAAGAACGGCGCCAAGGAGATCGCCGCGCAGGAGGGCAAGAGCCTCACCTTCATGGCGAAGTACAACGAGCGCGAGGGCAACTCCTGCCACATCCACATCAGCCTGCGCTCCACCGAGGGCCGCGCGGTGCTGGCCGGGGACAGCGAGCACGGCTTCTCGAAGCTGATGGAGCACTTCCTCGCCGGCCAGCTCGCCGGGCTGCACGAGCTGACCTACTTCTTCGCGCCGAACGTCAACTCCTACAAGCGGTTCGTGCCCGGCAGCTTCGCGCCGACCGCGATCGCCTGGGGCACCGACAACCGCACCTGCGCGCTGCGCGTCGTCGGGCACGGCGAGTCGCTGCGCGTGGAGAACCGGGTGCCGGGCGGGGACGTCAACCCGTACCTCGCCGTGGCCGCGCTCATCGCCGCCGGGCTCCACGGCATCGAGAACGAGCTGGAGCTCGAAGAGCCGTTCACCGGCAACGCCTACGACTCCGGCCTGGGCACCGTCCCGACCACGCTCCCCGAAGCCGCCGCCGCGCTCGCCGAGAGTGAGCTGGCGCGCGAGGCGTTCGGCGAAGACGTCGTCGAGCACTACCTGAACGCGGCGAAGATCGAGGTGGACGCCTACAACGCCGCCGTCACCGACTGGGAGCTGATCCGTGGCTTCGAGCGCCTCTGA
- a CDS encoding gamma-glutamyl-gamma-aminobutyrate hydrolase family protein — translation MASSASDHRPVIGLTSYLEPAKFLVWDTEAVLLHRVYVDCVVAAGGLPVLLPPVSDGYGRLMSTVDGLVLTGGADVEPERYGREPHPATYVRPERDAFEFGLFEAARKAGKPVLGVCRGLQVMSVALGGTLAQHLPESAHTTEHQPAPATFGRGTVTLAEGSRAAAILGPETKTLCYHHQAIDRLGAGLEAVGWAADGTIEAAEVPGEFTLGVQWHPEQDSDDVRLFQALVDASKEK, via the coding sequence GTGGCTTCGAGCGCCTCTGACCACCGGCCCGTCATCGGCCTCACCAGCTACCTCGAACCCGCGAAGTTCCTGGTCTGGGACACCGAGGCCGTGCTGCTGCACCGGGTCTACGTCGACTGCGTCGTCGCGGCGGGCGGCCTCCCGGTGCTGCTCCCGCCGGTGTCCGACGGGTACGGCCGGCTGATGTCCACTGTGGACGGCCTGGTGCTCACCGGTGGGGCCGACGTCGAGCCGGAGCGCTACGGCCGGGAGCCGCACCCGGCCACCTACGTCCGGCCGGAGCGGGACGCCTTCGAGTTCGGCCTGTTCGAAGCCGCGCGCAAGGCGGGCAAGCCGGTGCTCGGCGTGTGCCGCGGCCTGCAGGTGATGAGCGTCGCCCTCGGCGGCACCCTGGCCCAGCACCTGCCCGAAAGCGCGCACACAACCGAACACCAACCGGCGCCCGCGACCTTCGGCCGGGGCACGGTCACGCTGGCCGAAGGCAGCCGTGCGGCGGCGATCCTCGGGCCCGAGACCAAGACCCTGTGCTACCACCACCAGGCGATCGACCGGCTCGGCGCCGGCCTGGAGGCCGTCGGGTGGGCGGCCGACGGCACGATCGAAGCCGCGGAGGTGCCGGGCGAATTCACCCTGGGCGTCCAGTGGCACCCCGAGCAGGACAGCGACGACGTCCGGCTGTTCCAGGCTCTCGTCGACGCGAGCAAGGAGAAGTGA
- a CDS encoding aldehyde dehydrogenase family protein: protein MTTFDVRNPATEEVVRTVALTSAEETDAAIARAHAAFPAWRDVTPGDRARLLRRFADAVEADIEHLARLEVENSGHTIGNARWEAGNVRDVLDYYSAAPERLIGKQIPVPGGINVTFQEPLGVVGVIVPWNFPMPIAGWGFAPALAAGNTVVLKPAELTPLTAIRLAELAREAGIPEDVFQVLPGKGSVVGQRFVDHPAVRKVVFTGSTEVGKQIMAGCAAQVKRVTLELGGKNANIVFADSDLEKAAATAPYGVFDNAGQDCCARSLILVQASAYDRFMELLEPAVHGVVVGDPGDEKTEMGPLISAAHREKVASYVPDDAPVAFRGTAPEGRGFWFPPTVLTPPDLRHPAVAEEVFGPVVAVVPFAEEADAIRMANATEYGLSGSIWTRHAGRAFRVARGVEAGNLSVNSHSSVRYWTPFGGFKQSGLGRELGPDAAAAFTETKNVFLSTEE, encoded by the coding sequence ATGACCACGTTCGACGTCCGGAACCCCGCCACCGAAGAGGTGGTGCGGACGGTCGCGCTGACCAGCGCCGAGGAGACCGACGCGGCGATCGCCCGCGCGCACGCGGCGTTCCCGGCGTGGCGCGACGTCACCCCCGGCGACCGCGCGCGGCTGCTGCGCCGCTTCGCCGACGCCGTCGAGGCCGACATCGAGCACCTCGCGCGGCTGGAGGTCGAGAACTCCGGGCACACCATCGGCAACGCCCGCTGGGAGGCGGGCAACGTCCGCGACGTCCTCGACTACTACTCCGCGGCGCCGGAACGCCTGATCGGCAAGCAGATCCCGGTGCCGGGCGGCATCAACGTCACCTTCCAGGAGCCACTGGGCGTGGTCGGGGTGATCGTGCCGTGGAACTTCCCGATGCCGATCGCCGGCTGGGGGTTCGCGCCCGCGCTCGCCGCCGGCAACACCGTCGTCCTCAAGCCCGCCGAGCTGACGCCGCTGACCGCGATCCGGCTGGCCGAGCTTGCACGTGAGGCGGGCATCCCGGAGGACGTCTTCCAGGTGCTGCCCGGCAAGGGGTCCGTGGTGGGACAACGGTTCGTTGACCACCCGGCCGTGCGAAAGGTCGTCTTCACCGGCTCCACCGAGGTCGGCAAGCAGATCATGGCGGGCTGCGCGGCGCAGGTGAAGCGGGTGACGCTGGAGCTCGGCGGCAAGAACGCCAACATCGTCTTCGCCGACTCAGACCTGGAGAAGGCCGCGGCGACCGCGCCCTACGGCGTCTTCGACAACGCGGGCCAGGACTGCTGCGCGCGGTCGCTGATCCTGGTGCAGGCGAGCGCGTACGACCGCTTCATGGAGCTGCTGGAGCCCGCGGTGCACGGCGTCGTCGTGGGCGACCCCGGCGACGAGAAGACCGAGATGGGCCCGCTGATCTCGGCCGCGCACCGGGAGAAGGTCGCCTCCTACGTGCCGGACGACGCGCCCGTCGCGTTCCGTGGCACCGCGCCGGAGGGCCGCGGCTTCTGGTTCCCGCCGACCGTCCTCACCCCGCCCGACCTGCGGCACCCCGCTGTAGCGGAGGAAGTCTTCGGCCCGGTCGTCGCCGTCGTGCCGTTCGCGGAGGAGGCCGACGCGATCCGGATGGCCAACGCGACCGAGTACGGCCTGTCCGGGTCGATCTGGACCCGCCACGCCGGCCGCGCGTTCCGCGTGGCGCGCGGTGTCGAAGCCGGCAACCTCTCGGTGAACTCGCACTCGTCGGTGCGCTACTGGACGCCGTTCGGCGGCTTCAAGCAGTCCGGCCTCGGCCGCGAGCTCGGCCCGGACGCCGCCGCGGCGTTCACCGAAACCAAGAACGTCTTTCTGAGCACGGAGGAGTAA
- a CDS encoding 3-oxoacyl-ACP reductase yields MVQRFEGRVAVITGGASGIGLASARRLASEGAKVVIADLTPAEGKAAADEIGGAFIQTDVTDAEQVENLFHSTVEQFGSVDVAFNNAGISPPEDDSILTTGIEAWDRVQRVNLTSVYHCCKAVLPHMQRQGKGSIINTASFVAVMGAATSQISYTASKGGVLAMSRELGVQFARENIRVNALCPGPVNTPLLKELFAKDPERAARRLVHVPVGRFAEPEEIAAAVAFLASDDASFITASQFLVDGGISGAYVTPI; encoded by the coding sequence ATGGTCCAGCGTTTCGAAGGCCGCGTCGCGGTCATCACCGGCGGCGCGAGCGGCATCGGGCTCGCCTCGGCCCGGCGCCTGGCGAGCGAAGGCGCGAAGGTCGTCATCGCGGACCTCACGCCGGCCGAGGGCAAGGCGGCCGCCGACGAGATCGGCGGCGCGTTCATCCAGACCGACGTCACCGACGCCGAGCAGGTCGAGAACCTGTTCCACAGTACGGTGGAGCAGTTCGGCTCGGTCGACGTCGCCTTCAACAACGCCGGCATCTCGCCGCCGGAGGACGACTCGATCCTCACCACCGGCATCGAGGCGTGGGACCGCGTGCAGCGCGTCAACCTGACGTCGGTGTACCACTGCTGCAAGGCCGTCCTGCCGCACATGCAGCGCCAGGGCAAGGGCTCGATCATCAACACGGCGTCGTTCGTGGCGGTGATGGGCGCGGCGACCTCGCAGATCTCCTACACCGCGTCCAAGGGGGGCGTGCTCGCGATGAGCCGCGAGCTCGGGGTGCAGTTCGCGCGGGAGAACATCCGCGTCAACGCGCTGTGCCCGGGACCGGTGAACACCCCGCTGCTCAAGGAGCTGTTCGCCAAGGACCCGGAACGCGCGGCGCGGCGCCTGGTCCACGTGCCGGTGGGCCGCTTCGCCGAGCCGGAGGAGATCGCGGCCGCGGTCGCCTTCCTGGCCAGCGACGACGCCAGCTTCATCACGGCGTCGCAGTTCCTGGTCGACGGTGGCATCTCCGGCGCGTACGTCACCCCGATCTAA
- a CDS encoding helix-turn-helix transcriptional regulator codes for MTHWRAGEWAEAVRAGIRSRGLSLDEAARRIGVPTSTLRSWIEHRHAPKVTVFDHWAQLAEVTGLSEAELLRVAGVLPDSLASPVHVAQAAKALREGIDRAGQFLRQATALVYSSPGTQVANAIAASPIDWEMRIRSATRGDEVRVTYHHYVGIVPPRDFPHDDAEVRRIIEHEVLGELWRPLGLYWRVAEVHDWHEPPRLVIQVPEQEATRPPVPSPVVAAPPVVVLSPIWGYGELLASLVADGLGFGNVDFRYFGLPDAMEDRVRITARELAGPAPRLVHSVPPIMLLHGLALPDLTGRLPVVVRYGPRMRERAARIYREPLLEAGFADPLEGARAIEEAIAVPPGCAYFEVTLDDADVFDGDRPSLDRLNDSVAWHAEQIVEQVLLGAGLPPVPLGGPLKRLVLPSGRVRRPPALAGKVVHRGGGRDHCGVGRVK; via the coding sequence GTGACGCACTGGCGCGCCGGCGAGTGGGCGGAAGCGGTCCGGGCTGGCATCCGCTCCCGCGGTCTCTCCCTGGACGAGGCCGCGCGGCGCATCGGCGTCCCGACGTCGACGCTGCGCAGCTGGATCGAGCACCGGCACGCGCCGAAGGTGACGGTGTTCGACCACTGGGCCCAGCTCGCCGAGGTCACCGGACTGAGCGAAGCCGAGCTCCTGCGCGTCGCGGGTGTGCTGCCCGACTCGCTCGCGAGCCCGGTGCACGTCGCTCAGGCGGCGAAGGCCCTGCGGGAAGGCATCGACCGGGCCGGGCAGTTCCTCCGGCAGGCGACCGCGCTCGTCTACTCCTCGCCCGGCACGCAGGTGGCCAACGCCATCGCGGCGTCGCCGATCGACTGGGAGATGCGGATCCGCTCGGCCACCCGCGGCGACGAGGTCCGCGTCACCTACCACCACTACGTCGGGATCGTGCCGCCGCGGGACTTCCCCCACGACGACGCCGAGGTGCGCCGCATCATCGAGCACGAGGTCCTCGGCGAGCTTTGGCGGCCGCTCGGGCTGTACTGGCGGGTCGCCGAGGTGCACGACTGGCACGAGCCGCCCCGGCTGGTCATCCAGGTGCCCGAGCAGGAGGCGACCCGCCCGCCCGTGCCGTCGCCGGTCGTCGCCGCGCCGCCGGTGGTCGTGCTGTCGCCGATCTGGGGCTACGGCGAGCTGCTGGCCTCGCTGGTCGCCGACGGCCTCGGGTTCGGCAATGTCGACTTCCGCTACTTCGGCCTCCCCGACGCGATGGAAGACCGGGTCCGGATCACCGCCCGCGAGCTGGCCGGACCCGCACCCCGGCTGGTGCACTCGGTACCGCCGATCATGCTGCTGCACGGCCTGGCCTTGCCGGACCTGACCGGACGGCTCCCGGTCGTGGTCCGCTACGGCCCCCGCATGCGCGAGCGGGCAGCGCGTATTTACCGCGAGCCGCTGCTCGAAGCGGGGTTCGCGGACCCTCTCGAGGGCGCGCGCGCGATCGAGGAGGCGATCGCGGTCCCGCCGGGCTGCGCGTACTTCGAGGTGACCCTGGACGACGCCGACGTCTTCGACGGCGACCGCCCCTCCCTGGACCGGCTCAACGACTCGGTGGCGTGGCACGCCGAGCAGATCGTCGAGCAGGTCCTGCTGGGCGCGGGCCTGCCCCCGGTCCCGCTCGGCGGCCCGTTGAAACGCCTGGTCCTGCCCTCGGGGAGGGTGCGGCGCCCACCGGCCCTTGCCGGGAAGGTGGTGCACCGGGGCGGCGGTCGAGATCACTGTGGTGTTGGCCGGGTGAAGTAG